Genomic DNA from Flavobacterium sp. N502540:
CTCAGTGTTTGATAATTGAGTATTTTGATCTTCAACAGATTCATTGTTGCAGCTTATAAAAAAAGCGGCAGACACAAAGACTAACATTACTTTTAATACTTCAGATTTTTTTTGCGGTAATTTTTTCATAATAAATAAATTTAATTGTCCCTACTCTATCTTTGGCTTTTCAGGTTACGCCTTTTGGTTTAGTATAAATCAATTAAATTATTTTTTGTTACCCCTTATTTTTAAATTTTAACAAAAAAAAGCTGTTAAGTACTTCTATACTTAGCAGCTTTTTATTTACAATAAACTGGAAATTACTTTTTCTTATCCCTAAGTTTATATTTATTTTCTTTATATAAATTTCCTGCTGTAATAACATGTGCCAAAGCATCTTTTGCTAAGTCTTCATTTAACTTAACAGGAATTAAAGTGGTGTCGTTTTTGATTTCAAACTGTAGAGGTTTCAAATTAGGCTGCATAATTACGACCTGGTTCTCGACTCTGAAGGCGTTGATATCATTGAACTGCATAATTGATCTTCCTTGTGTTTTTGGATCTAATTTGTTTAGATTTCTTCCTACCATCGGAGTTTCAAACGGCAATCCTAAATAGCTTAATAAGGTTGGGGGAATATCAATCTGACTTGCCAATTTACTGTAAACTGTTCCTTTTTTAACTCCTGGTCCCATGATCAGAGCCGGAATATGAAACTTATTGATTGGCACTAAGTTTTTACCGTAGGTTCTGGTATTGTGGTCCGCGATTACGATAAAAATGGTGTTTTTGAAATAAGGCTCTTTTTTAGCCATTTCGAAAAATTTCCCAATCGAGAAATCGGCATATTTCATGGCATTATTTACCGTTGCAGGTTTGGCATCATAAGGTTTGATACGTCCCGCAGGATATTCAAAAGGCTCATGATTGGACGTCGAAAACATTAAAGAAAAGAATGGCTTATCCCCTTTTGCTTTAAAATAATTATTCGCTTTGGTTACCAGATCCTCATCTGAATACCCCCAGGTTCCTTTAAAAGCATACTTGTTTCCGTCTGATTCAAAATCCTCCTGATCTACGATATCCTGAAATCCATTTCCATTAAAAAAGGAAGCCATATTATCGAAATTCGCCATTCCACCATAAATAAAACTGGTTTCGTACCCTTTTTGTTTCAGCGCATCGGCTAAGGTGAAAAATCCTTGCTGCGAGTTTCCTAATTTTACGACACTTTCTGAAGGCGAAGGTAAAAATCCGGTTACTACTGCTTCGATTCCACGTACACTACGGGTTCCTGTACAATACAAGTTGGTAAACAATAAACCTTCTTTTGACAGTTTATCAAACTCAGGTGTTAAAGGCTTTCCTCCTAAAATTCCAACGTACTCCGCTCCTAAACTTTCCTGTAGAAAAATAACTAAATTGTAAGGTTTCTTCAAAAGTGTGTCTGGTTGCTGTACATGTAAAAACGGAATTTCGGCATCTGTAAAATCACCAGGACCTGCAATCATGTATTTTTTAACACGGGCAATGGCCTCGGCTTCTTCCATTTTACCATACATCTTGGTGTTTCCTTCATTTTTAATGGAATATGCCGCAAAAGCAACGGTATAAAAAGAATTCAATCCCAAAGTATTAGTCAGCTGATCTGTTGAGAAAACAGCATTACTGGCATTGATCGGACGTTTTGAGGTAAGACTTGAACGTGCTCCAAAAAACAATAAAAAAGCCAATAACGGAAAAACCATCAATTTAATTTTATAGTCTGCACTGCTCGTGTAGAAGTATTTTTTTCCTTTTTTGAAGGCAAAATACAAAACTACTCCTAAAATTAAAAAAGTTACAATGATCGAAGTCAGATAACTTTTAAGCAGCATTCCGACTACCTCTTTTGGATAAATCAGATAGTCTAAGAAAATTTTATTGGGACGTGTATCATATTGTTTTACAAAATCGGGCGTTGCCAACTCTACGAACAGAATCAGAAACAGCAATAAAAAACTAT
This window encodes:
- a CDS encoding LTA synthase family protein yields the protein MKKLSFLKPIINFIAIGLLITTLSRLFLFFIFKDRVTETPNFWYIFPIGLRMDLILLCYMSFLPAVLITFLPDKASKFTNKFLVIYSFLLLFLILFVELATPDFVKQYDTRPNKIFLDYLIYPKEVVGMLLKSYLTSIIVTFLILGVVLYFAFKKGKKYFYTSSADYKIKLMVFPLLAFLLFFGARSSLTSKRPINASNAVFSTDQLTNTLGLNSFYTVAFAAYSIKNEGNTKMYGKMEEAEAIARVKKYMIAGPGDFTDAEIPFLHVQQPDTLLKKPYNLVIFLQESLGAEYVGILGGKPLTPEFDKLSKEGLLFTNLYCTGTRSVRGIEAVVTGFLPSPSESVVKLGNSQQGFFTLADALKQKGYETSFIYGGMANFDNMASFFNGNGFQDIVDQEDFESDGNKYAFKGTWGYSDEDLVTKANNYFKAKGDKPFFSLMFSTSNHEPFEYPAGRIKPYDAKPATVNNAMKYADFSIGKFFEMAKKEPYFKNTIFIVIADHNTRTYGKNLVPINKFHIPALIMGPGVKKGTVYSKLASQIDIPPTLLSYLGLPFETPMVGRNLNKLDPKTQGRSIMQFNDINAFRVENQVVIMQPNLKPLQFEIKNDTTLIPVKLNEDLAKDALAHVITAGNLYKENKYKLRDKKK